In one window of Niallia sp. Man26 DNA:
- a CDS encoding 3-oxoacyl-ACP reductase, producing the protein MNLQEKIVLVTGASRGIGAAIAKKMAAEGAFVIINYLKNKDLAEAVVSQIEAAGGQAVAIQADVQKEEQVTDMVAQIADAFGTIDIVVNNALSHYTFNPKTRKTAWEISWADYNSQWEGNVHGTYNVCKAVMPYMKEQMQGRIINIVSNLIDFPIIPYHDYTTSKMALLGFTRNLAKELGLFGITVNAVAPGLTYPTDSSSETQESVRESIIQMTPMGRLASPDDIAGSVLFLASDLAAFVTGQCLNVDGGLVMR; encoded by the coding sequence ATGAATCTTCAAGAAAAAATTGTTTTAGTGACAGGTGCAAGCAGAGGAATAGGCGCAGCTATCGCTAAAAAAATGGCTGCTGAAGGTGCATTTGTCATTATCAATTATTTGAAAAACAAAGACCTCGCCGAAGCAGTTGTCAGTCAAATCGAAGCAGCAGGAGGGCAGGCTGTTGCCATTCAGGCAGATGTTCAAAAAGAAGAACAAGTCACCGATATGGTCGCACAGATTGCTGATGCATTCGGTACAATTGACATCGTTGTGAATAATGCCTTGAGTCATTATACCTTTAACCCTAAAACAAGGAAAACAGCATGGGAAATCAGCTGGGCCGATTACAACAGCCAGTGGGAAGGCAATGTTCATGGCACCTATAATGTCTGCAAAGCAGTGATGCCATATATGAAGGAACAAATGCAAGGCAGGATAATCAATATTGTCAGCAATCTAATCGATTTTCCGATTATTCCATACCATGACTACACAACATCAAAAATGGCCTTGTTAGGCTTTACAAGAAATCTAGCCAAAGAGCTTGGCCTATTTGGAATCACCGTGAATGCAGTCGCGCCAGGCTTAACCTATCCGACAGATTCCAGCTCCGAAACACAGGAATCTGTGCGAGAATCAATCATTCAAATGACACCAATGGGCCGTTTGGCAAGTCCTGATGATATTGCAGGAAGTGTGCTGTTTTTAGCATCAGATTTGGCAGCGTTTGTGACGGGGCAGTGTTTGAATGTGGATGGAGGATTGGTGATGCGATGA
- a CDS encoding acyl-CoA reductase, which produces METELIEAYYVPESIKLTDFRQESIQVKGRKYIVKYPELTAEHIEEIGASLQANRKDYLAQLTTNEVVDKIDQAIQLWLNPNYRLRRIADALIPAVTGYDQDMVRLELKRYMRTFRKKELLRFLDEEFDQPAILDDFRPRKSGGMSRAYGPNTIFHLFSGNVPGVQLWSLIMGLLLKSAAIGKTSYSEPLLPALFLQSLKEVDERLADAIAILPWKGGTESLDNMAVNWGEAVIVYGSNKTVAEIRKKTPIHKKLLSYGHKISFAMIGKEALTADHYSDTLHKLAEDISIYDQQSCLSPQCVYVEQDGVVSPKQFAQGLAAELFRYHKKRPRAKLTGEEAMSIQNFRNEHSLKSLQSQKTAVYSSKDDTAWTVIYHEEPSFSGSPLNRSVHVYAVDRLEEVADHFQQWESYLQSCGLAVEPARLFSLANMLGAAGVNRFSPIGEMNRAKPGWHHDGGFNLMELVRMVDLERDLEYGLEKYDSDVE; this is translated from the coding sequence ATGGAAACAGAATTAATAGAAGCCTATTATGTACCAGAATCAATAAAGCTCACAGATTTTCGCCAAGAGTCAATTCAGGTGAAAGGCCGGAAGTACATCGTAAAATATCCAGAATTAACTGCCGAGCATATAGAGGAAATCGGGGCATCATTGCAAGCAAACAGAAAAGATTATCTTGCTCAGCTTACTACTAATGAAGTAGTCGACAAGATAGACCAAGCTATCCAGCTATGGCTGAATCCAAACTACCGATTGAGACGTATTGCCGACGCATTAATTCCTGCAGTCACCGGGTATGATCAAGACATGGTTCGGCTCGAGTTGAAAAGGTATATGAGGACCTTTCGCAAAAAGGAGCTGCTGCGCTTCCTTGATGAGGAATTTGACCAGCCTGCCATACTCGATGACTTTCGGCCAAGAAAATCAGGCGGAATGAGTCGTGCGTATGGACCAAATACTATTTTTCATTTATTTTCTGGTAATGTGCCAGGCGTGCAGTTATGGAGTTTAATAATGGGGCTTTTGCTTAAATCAGCGGCAATCGGCAAGACCTCTTACTCAGAGCCCCTCCTCCCTGCCCTCTTTCTCCAATCCTTAAAGGAAGTGGACGAGAGATTGGCTGATGCCATCGCCATCCTGCCATGGAAGGGGGGGACAGAGTCCCTTGATAATATGGCAGTCAATTGGGGAGAGGCTGTAATCGTTTATGGGTCGAACAAAACGGTCGCGGAAATAAGGAAGAAGACACCAATTCACAAAAAGCTGTTGTCATATGGTCATAAAATCAGCTTTGCTATGATTGGCAAAGAAGCATTAACGGCTGATCATTACAGTGACACACTCCATAAGCTTGCCGAAGATATTTCCATCTATGACCAGCAAAGCTGTCTTTCTCCGCAATGTGTTTATGTGGAGCAAGATGGGGTGGTAAGCCCGAAGCAGTTTGCACAAGGATTAGCAGCAGAGCTTTTCCGATACCATAAAAAAAGACCAAGAGCAAAGCTGACAGGGGAAGAGGCAATGTCCATACAAAACTTCCGAAATGAGCATTCCTTAAAAAGCCTGCAATCACAGAAAACGGCAGTATACAGCAGTAAAGACGATACAGCATGGACGGTCATTTACCATGAGGAACCTTCTTTTAGCGGTAGCCCGTTAAACAGAAGTGTTCATGTGTATGCAGTGGACAGACTTGAGGAAGTTGCTGACCATTTCCAGCAATGGGAGAGCTATTTACAATCATGCGGGCTTGCCGTAGAACCAGCAAGATTGTTCTCGCTCGCCAATATGTTAGGCGCTGCTGGCGTTAATCGGTTCAGCCCAATCGGAGAAATGAACCGGGCAAAGCCAGGCTGGCATCATGATGGCGGGTTTAATTTAATGGAGCTAGTTCGCATGGTTGATTTGGAAAGGGACCTTGAGTATGGACTTGAAAAATATGACAGTGATGTGGAATAG
- a CDS encoding CoF synthetase, translating into MKEISIVITEKVLTFIEKYKNGILNKEEHDQEFNKLALELFSYQFQHNMPYKKYCQVKKKNPLTVKRWLDIPPMPIQGFKELTLACEPIEDAEAVFMTSGTTNPDQKGRNYHPSLKVWDASMKHPFKQFVLPDREKMTIFVLSPAADMNENSSLSRYLSNAAAYFGAENSQFFFGKKGLEMEKFASELRKCEQSEEPVMLMGATFAYVHLLDYLKENGLQFQLAKGSRIFDTGGFKGQSREVEMEELYKQFHTSFQVDRSLCINMYGMTELSSQIYDQSILSSCLEGDIRLEKTGPAWVKTVILDPDTLKPITNGQAGVIAHIDLANWNSCIAILTQDEGCQTDNGFKLLGRIKGAEARGCSIAVDQLMQSALGGASI; encoded by the coding sequence ATGAAAGAAATCTCTATTGTTATAACAGAAAAAGTCCTCACTTTTATCGAAAAATATAAGAATGGCATTTTGAATAAAGAAGAGCATGACCAGGAATTTAATAAACTCGCTCTAGAATTGTTTTCCTATCAATTTCAGCATAACATGCCTTACAAAAAATATTGCCAAGTGAAGAAAAAGAACCCCCTCACGGTTAAGCGTTGGCTTGATATACCGCCAATGCCAATACAAGGTTTTAAAGAGCTGACATTAGCGTGTGAACCTATTGAGGATGCAGAGGCTGTATTTATGACTAGCGGAACTACTAATCCTGACCAAAAGGGCAGAAATTATCATCCCTCATTAAAGGTATGGGATGCATCGATGAAGCATCCATTTAAACAGTTTGTTCTGCCAGACAGGGAGAAGATGACGATATTTGTATTATCACCAGCTGCAGACATGAATGAAAATTCCTCCTTGTCTAGGTATCTTTCAAATGCAGCAGCTTATTTTGGGGCAGAAAACAGCCAATTCTTCTTCGGGAAAAAAGGATTAGAGATGGAGAAATTTGCGAGTGAGCTGCGTAAGTGTGAACAATCAGAAGAACCAGTAATGCTTATGGGCGCAACATTTGCTTATGTTCATCTTCTTGATTATTTAAAGGAAAATGGACTGCAATTTCAGCTCGCAAAAGGAAGCAGGATATTTGATACAGGCGGCTTTAAAGGTCAGTCTCGTGAAGTAGAGATGGAAGAGCTGTATAAACAGTTTCATACAAGCTTCCAAGTTGACCGTTCACTCTGCATAAATATGTATGGCATGACCGAACTAAGCTCGCAAATTTATGATCAAAGTATTTTGTCGAGCTGCTTAGAAGGAGATATTCGTTTAGAAAAGACAGGTCCTGCATGGGTGAAAACAGTCATACTTGACCCAGATACATTAAAGCCAATCACAAATGGTCAAGCAGGGGTAATTGCACATATTGACTTAGCAAACTGGAATTCTTGTATAGCGATTCTAACTCAGGATGAAGGCTGTCAAACAGATAACGGGTTTAAGCTCCTTGGCAGAATAAAGGGGGCAGAAGCCAGAGGCTGTTCGATTGCAGTGGATCAGCTGATGCAATCTGCATTAGGTGGTGCATCCATTTAG
- a CDS encoding solute carrier family 23 protein — translation MEDLKTIDKTNETPEEQLLTVGLDEKLPPLKSFLYGLQHVFVSNVWLDPIFVAAMIGLPFALSANIVNSIFIAAGIVTLLQAAKFVKLPIVQGPSAAFDSIMIAAGKANGLAAASGAILVSAIIVFILSVTGLIGKLKVLFTPVVSGTVIFLVGISLSSFTLSEFLGGSPGDAGFASSTVLMMSIPTACIVLILSIFGKGFLKSFSFLIALVVGDIIAICLGEADFGMIAEKAWFGLPTFLPYGNLEFEWTTFLTFFVAYIVAVIEAMGVYQASSTILKTEISAKRIRNGFAGESAGSMLSSLIGGFPTTAYAQNVGLLRLTGVGSRYPVMIAGVIFLVLGFVPKAGALLALTPSPVVGGIFLPAAATLVFTGISLLAKVEQSDRNYMIIGLSILLAISLPSFSTGFTGAAGAFLSNTILIGAFSSIILHLLFVNIPNWIEKGKGI, via the coding sequence ATGGAAGACTTGAAAACTATTGATAAAACGAATGAAACACCAGAGGAACAACTATTAACAGTGGGGCTTGATGAAAAGCTTCCTCCTCTTAAAAGCTTTTTATATGGTCTGCAGCATGTGTTTGTTTCAAATGTATGGCTAGATCCTATTTTTGTGGCAGCAATGATTGGTTTGCCTTTTGCTTTATCAGCCAATATCGTTAATTCCATTTTTATTGCAGCCGGTATTGTTACATTGCTGCAGGCAGCAAAGTTTGTAAAGTTGCCAATCGTCCAAGGACCATCAGCTGCCTTCGATTCCATCATGATCGCAGCTGGAAAAGCAAACGGTCTTGCTGCTGCGAGCGGGGCAATCCTTGTCAGTGCAATAATTGTATTCATATTGTCTGTTACTGGGTTAATAGGCAAGCTAAAGGTATTATTTACACCAGTTGTATCAGGGACTGTTATTTTTCTAGTCGGTATTTCTTTATCGAGCTTTACATTGTCTGAATTTCTCGGCGGTTCACCAGGAGATGCAGGCTTTGCAAGTTCAACTGTATTAATGATGTCCATTCCAACAGCTTGTATCGTTTTAATTTTATCTATATTCGGAAAAGGCTTTTTAAAATCTTTTTCCTTTTTAATAGCATTAGTTGTTGGTGATATTATTGCGATTTGTTTAGGAGAAGCTGATTTTGGAATGATAGCAGAAAAGGCTTGGTTCGGTCTGCCGACATTCCTGCCTTATGGAAATTTAGAATTCGAATGGACAACTTTTCTCACATTTTTTGTTGCGTATATAGTGGCTGTAATTGAAGCGATGGGTGTTTATCAAGCATCCTCCACCATTTTGAAAACAGAGATAAGTGCAAAGCGAATTAGGAATGGTTTTGCAGGCGAATCGGCAGGATCTATGCTGTCCTCTCTTATTGGCGGTTTTCCAACAACTGCCTATGCCCAAAATGTTGGTTTGCTTCGTTTGACAGGAGTTGGTTCAAGATATCCTGTGATGATTGCAGGTGTTATCTTCCTAGTGCTTGGCTTTGTACCGAAAGCAGGTGCCTTGCTTGCTTTAACGCCAAGCCCTGTTGTCGGCGGAATCTTTCTGCCGGCTGCTGCGACGTTAGTGTTTACTGGTATTTCCTTACTAGCAAAAGTGGAACAATCGGATCGCAATTACATGATTATTGGACTTTCCATTTTACTAGCAATCTCTTTGCCAAGCTTTTCAACAGGTTTTACAGGGGCAGCAGGAGCCTTCCTGTCAAATACGATATTAATCGGGGCATTTTCTTCAATTATTTTACATCTGCTGTTTGTTAATATTCCAAACTGGATAGAAAAGGGGAAGGGAATATGA
- the thiW gene encoding energy coupling factor transporter S component ThiW produces the protein MEKTRKLTLTAMMVAIGTMTSNFFFIPIGFTKVFPVQHFLNVLSAVLLGPYYAVLQAFSVSLLRNLMGTGSLFAFPGSMVGALLASLLFLKTRKLYMAFAGEVFGTGILGAILAYPIAAVLLGQKASLFGFIPLFIFSSIAGALIGAIVLSIFVKKQSAVLTNTSLLKK, from the coding sequence ATGGAAAAAACACGAAAGCTTACATTAACGGCGATGATGGTCGCAATCGGGACAATGACTAGTAATTTTTTCTTCATTCCGATTGGGTTTACGAAGGTGTTTCCCGTACAGCATTTTCTCAATGTTCTGTCAGCAGTATTACTAGGTCCGTATTATGCCGTGCTGCAAGCCTTTAGTGTCTCGCTTTTACGAAACCTCATGGGAACAGGTTCACTGTTTGCATTTCCAGGAAGCATGGTCGGAGCACTGTTAGCGTCACTATTATTCTTAAAGACTAGGAAGCTGTATATGGCATTTGCCGGAGAGGTTTTTGGAACTGGCATACTTGGGGCAATATTAGCATATCCAATTGCGGCAGTTCTCCTTGGACAAAAGGCGTCATTGTTTGGCTTTATCCCGCTCTTTATTTTCAGCTCGATTGCTGGAGCATTGATTGGAGCGATTGTATTAAGCATCTTTGTGAAAAAGCAATCGGCTGTATTAACAAATACGAGCTTGCTCAAAAAGTAA
- a CDS encoding aldose 1-epimerase family protein, translating to MTTVIENEWLKVEIASSGAEIRKVQHKKNELDYMWTGDKAYWGRVSPVLFPIVGRLKDDKYELNGKSYPMSQHGFLRDADFDIEKKTDNAVSFVVKSDGRFLDVYPYEFTAYIHYSLLEDSLSVRWEIVNDNKDEMFFSIGAHPAFRVPLLDDESAEDYVLHFTTAENKDVMEYELKDSLIHEKGIANDIDSIQVKDSLFENDALIYSHIDAIKLVSDKSSHGVEVTFKDFPFVGIWSNYSKPEGIMAPFVCIEPWYGIADLYNTTGKLNEKFGMNKLEAGETFQAGYEIKFV from the coding sequence ATGACAACTGTAATTGAAAATGAGTGGTTAAAGGTAGAAATTGCAAGCAGCGGTGCTGAAATTCGTAAAGTGCAGCATAAAAAGAATGAACTGGATTATATGTGGACAGGGGATAAAGCATATTGGGGGCGAGTTTCTCCTGTATTATTTCCGATTGTGGGCCGTTTAAAGGATGATAAATATGAACTAAATGGAAAATCCTACCCGATGTCGCAGCATGGCTTTTTGCGTGATGCCGATTTTGATATAGAGAAGAAAACAGACAATGCTGTTTCCTTTGTTGTTAAGTCGGACGGGCGTTTTCTTGATGTTTATCCTTATGAATTTACAGCTTATATTCACTATTCTTTGCTGGAGGATTCTCTTTCTGTCCGCTGGGAAATAGTCAATGACAATAAGGATGAGATGTTTTTCTCCATCGGTGCACATCCTGCCTTTAGAGTTCCGCTGTTAGATGATGAATCTGCCGAGGATTATGTCCTCCATTTTACAACAGCTGAAAACAAAGATGTTATGGAATATGAGCTGAAGGATTCGCTTATTCATGAAAAAGGGATTGCTAATGATATTGATTCTATTCAGGTGAAGGATTCTCTTTTTGAAAATGATGCATTAATCTACAGTCATATTGATGCGATAAAACTAGTGTCAGATAAATCAAGTCATGGGGTCGAAGTTACATTTAAAGATTTTCCTTTTGTAGGGATTTGGTCGAACTACTCTAAACCAGAAGGAATAATGGCTCCATTTGTATGTATTGAACCATGGTACGGGATTGCTGATCTATATAACACAACAGGAAAGTTAAATGAAAAATTCGGAATGAATAAGCTTGAAGCAGGGGAAACCTTCCAAGCAGGGTATGAAATAAAGTTTGTTTAA
- a CDS encoding nucleoside 2-deoxyribosyltransferase, which yields MQQRTFYIASSFKNKNEVRNISKLLIDKGYIHTYDWTLNNRATSLQALEKIGQEELAAVKNSDFIIVILPAGKGSHIELGIAIGLGKKIFLYSPNKEVNNLEATSTFYHLPEVNKCYGEVEDLIETVIALTI from the coding sequence ATGCAGCAACGAACGTTTTATATTGCATCAAGCTTTAAAAATAAGAATGAAGTACGAAATATCAGTAAACTGCTTATTGATAAAGGATATATCCATACATATGATTGGACATTAAATAACAGAGCAACATCCTTACAAGCTTTAGAGAAAATCGGACAAGAAGAGTTAGCAGCTGTGAAAAATAGTGATTTTATAATTGTTATACTTCCGGCTGGAAAAGGGAGTCATATTGAATTAGGTATAGCAATTGGTTTGGGGAAAAAGATATTCCTCTATTCCCCTAATAAGGAAGTGAATAATTTAGAAGCGACAAGCACCTTTTATCATTTACCGGAAGTTAACAAATGTTATGGGGAAGTCGAGGATTTAATAGAGACGGTTATTGCGCTAACTATCTAA
- a CDS encoding fused response regulator/phosphatase, which yields MGILIVDDNEANLFVIEKLLQRAGYTDYLSFTSAQDMFNYLYSDKPFVIESQVDAILMDIMMPEIDGIEACKQLQQVEHLKDIPVIFVTALEDSCKVVEALDAGGTDYLMKPINKTELLARLRVAIRLKYEKDWHKKQEEKIRNELELSTQVQTSVLSPPIHKENLLIKASYLPAFQLAGDMYFWYEISDHRYAAIQLDMMGHGISASLVCMFISSVLRDTIQKNPDPENVIQDLNRRMSTLNSNQKIPYYFTAIYLVLDTNERTIEYINAGHLDGYALIDGTTTVELKSNTTAVGFFDDIRTKKNIIHYSNSVQLILCTDGVHEAIDKYGETGIDLIKKAASCRLADAKTSEPIDLITSKDHQKGATDDMCVVLIQAD from the coding sequence TTGGGAATACTGATTGTTGATGATAATGAAGCTAATTTATTCGTCATAGAAAAGCTGTTGCAGCGTGCTGGGTATACAGATTATCTGTCGTTTACTTCTGCACAGGATATGTTTAACTATTTATATTCAGATAAACCATTTGTAATAGAGAGTCAGGTTGATGCTATCTTAATGGACATTATGATGCCGGAAATTGATGGAATAGAAGCTTGTAAACAGCTCCAGCAAGTAGAGCATCTGAAAGATATACCAGTCATTTTTGTCACAGCGCTAGAGGACTCATGCAAAGTGGTTGAAGCATTAGATGCCGGTGGCACAGATTATTTAATGAAGCCGATTAACAAAACAGAGCTGCTCGCAAGACTTCGCGTTGCAATCAGGTTAAAATATGAAAAAGACTGGCATAAGAAACAAGAAGAGAAAATCAGAAATGAATTGGAGCTGTCAACACAAGTACAAACAAGCGTGCTCAGCCCACCTATACATAAAGAAAACTTGCTTATTAAGGCATCCTATCTGCCTGCATTTCAATTGGCGGGAGATATGTACTTTTGGTATGAGATTAGCGATCATCGTTATGCCGCCATTCAGCTTGATATGATGGGCCACGGAATTTCCGCTTCGCTTGTATGCATGTTTATTTCCTCTGTATTGCGTGACACAATTCAAAAAAATCCTGATCCTGAGAATGTGATACAAGATTTAAACCGCCGAATGAGCACACTAAATTCAAATCAAAAAATACCATATTATTTTACAGCGATATACTTAGTACTAGATACAAATGAACGAACGATAGAATACATAAATGCTGGACATTTGGACGGTTATGCCCTAATTGATGGTACAACAACAGTAGAATTGAAAAGCAATACGACAGCTGTCGGCTTCTTTGATGATATCAGAACAAAGAAGAATATCATTCACTACTCGAATTCTGTTCAGCTTATTCTTTGTACAGATGGTGTTCATGAAGCGATTGATAAATATGGAGAAACGGGTATCGACTTGATAAAGAAGGCTGCTTCCTGCCGACTTGCTGATGCGAAGACATCGGAACCGATTGACTTAATTACATCTAAAGACCACCAGAAAGGTGCTACAGACGATATGTGTGTAGTCTTAATACAAGCAGATTGA
- a CDS encoding protein-glutamate O-methyltransferase CheR — MEKEEIELDLLLTAVYKLTGYDFRQYMRSSLMRRVQNRLNREKLLTITGLTERIIHDEDVLYKLLRDFSINVTEMFRDPSFFKAFREEAVPLLRKLPEIRIWHAGCSTGEEAYSMAIMLEEEGLAHKAKIYATDMNDVVLEKAAAGVIPLQKMQAYTKNYLAAGGNSSFSEYYTADSSGAILKPSILKNIVFAQHNLVTDRSFNEFHVIICRNVLIYFNLELQQQVYELFNESLSPGGFLGLGSKETIRSDSAYFENFNTQEKIFRKKSSASY; from the coding sequence ATGGAAAAAGAAGAAATTGAATTAGATTTACTTTTGACAGCTGTATACAAATTGACTGGGTATGACTTCAGACAATATATGCGTTCGTCCTTAATGCGGAGGGTCCAAAATCGGTTAAACAGAGAAAAGCTGCTAACCATTACTGGACTAACAGAGAGAATTATTCATGACGAAGATGTTCTCTATAAGCTGCTCCGTGACTTTTCTATTAATGTTACTGAGATGTTTAGAGACCCCTCCTTCTTTAAGGCTTTCCGAGAAGAGGCAGTTCCCTTATTAAGGAAGCTCCCTGAAATCAGGATCTGGCATGCAGGTTGTTCTACTGGTGAAGAAGCCTATTCTATGGCAATTATGCTAGAGGAGGAAGGATTGGCACATAAGGCCAAGATATACGCTACTGATATGAATGACGTTGTGTTGGAAAAAGCTGCAGCAGGGGTAATCCCCCTGCAAAAAATGCAGGCTTATACGAAAAACTATCTTGCCGCTGGCGGCAATAGTTCCTTCTCCGAATACTATACAGCAGACAGCAGCGGAGCTATTTTAAAGCCGTCAATCCTGAAAAATATCGTGTTTGCACAGCATAATCTAGTAACAGACAGGTCATTTAATGAATTTCATGTAATTATTTGCCGTAATGTGCTGATTTATTTTAATCTGGAATTACAGCAGCAAGTATATGAATTATTCAATGAAAGTTTAAGCCCGGGAGGCTTCCTTGGCTTAGGAAGCAAAGAGACAATTCGCAGTGATTCTGCCTACTTTGAAAATTTTAATACACAAGAGAAAATATTCCGTAAAAAAAGCAGTGCTTCCTATTAG